In Mycobacterium sp. 050128, one genomic interval encodes:
- a CDS encoding Zn-ribbon domain-containing OB-fold protein yields the protein MTRVFSVGTYLPPWTVRDRRVKGPDEDALTMAVAAGRAADPDATARRVVLVSRDFPLLEGGNGGVLLAALSLPADTPVAEALGGAPAVLDQISGAGDGTLVIAADDNDLAVGAGAVLTGDGGVTLTPAARQTRSLPLTARGADGARHTYVDPRLQREVGVRSTLTRLGLTGNPALAAVAGVPLAHIAGDFDTSLAVGDPTVSAAAIIRLLADAIEAGTSGLLLAVEQSSISAADLAVTGTNTRIARDEFPARELPKTRVADGIGIPISLPAYARAFEPKIRWEAAVFDESPGIDAAPQFPPRLRVDNAGRLASEYRLESLPRTGTVYTHTTVRIPVPDLPSPYSLAVVQLDDSPVRVLLKVTGVPAGETTIGQPGSVVLRRIAIRAGIPDYGYAFWPGRTLQGAVA from the coding sequence ATGACTCGGGTTTTTTCGGTCGGCACCTATTTGCCACCCTGGACTGTGCGCGACCGGCGGGTCAAGGGCCCGGACGAGGACGCGCTGACCATGGCCGTAGCCGCCGGTCGCGCGGCCGACCCCGACGCCACGGCGCGACGCGTGGTGCTGGTGTCACGTGACTTTCCGCTGCTGGAAGGCGGCAACGGCGGGGTGCTGTTGGCTGCGTTGTCTTTGCCGGCTGACACCCCCGTGGCCGAGGCGCTCGGCGGTGCGCCCGCGGTACTGGATCAAATCAGCGGCGCAGGCGACGGCACCTTGGTGATCGCCGCCGACGACAACGATCTCGCGGTGGGGGCCGGTGCGGTGCTCACGGGCGACGGCGGCGTCACGCTGACCCCGGCGGCACGCCAGACGCGAAGTCTGCCGCTGACGGCCCGGGGTGCGGACGGCGCTCGTCATACCTACGTCGATCCCCGGCTGCAACGCGAGGTGGGGGTGCGCTCCACCCTGACCCGGCTGGGCCTGACCGGAAACCCGGCGCTCGCCGCCGTGGCAGGCGTTCCGCTGGCGCACATCGCCGGCGACTTCGACACTTCGCTGGCTGTCGGCGATCCCACTGTCTCTGCCGCGGCGATCATCCGACTGCTGGCTGATGCGATCGAGGCCGGCACCTCGGGCCTGTTGCTCGCCGTCGAGCAGTCCAGCATCAGCGCGGCCGACCTCGCGGTAACGGGCACCAACACCCGGATCGCCCGCGACGAGTTCCCGGCGCGGGAGCTACCCAAGACGCGCGTTGCCGACGGCATCGGCATCCCGATCTCGCTGCCCGCTTACGCGCGCGCCTTTGAGCCCAAAATCCGTTGGGAGGCAGCAGTTTTCGACGAGAGCCCGGGGATTGATGCCGCGCCCCAGTTCCCACCGCGGCTGCGAGTCGACAATGCCGGACGGTTGGCCTCCGAATATCGGCTCGAGTCGCTGCCGCGAACCGGCACCGTTTACACCCACACCACGGTGCGGATTCCGGTGCCCGACTTGCCCAGCCCGTACTCCCTGGCCGTCGTTCAGCTCGACGACAGCCCGGTGCGGGTGCTGCTGAAAGTCACCGGTGTGCCCGCGGGCGAGACGACGATCGGTCAGCCCGGCTCCGTAGTGTTGCGCAGGATCGCCATTCGCGCGGGGATTCCCGATTACGGTTACGCATTCTGGCCCGGACGGACGCTGCAAGGAGCGGTTGCATGA
- a CDS encoding thiolase C-terminal domain-containing protein — protein sequence MRNVAIVGAGMTPFAEHFELGVKDLIPMAYADAVAKVDKGIQKSEIEAAWFGELSTTDGFPSGILADTLDLTDIPVTRVENACATGNDAIRNGTLAIAAGLYDVVLVVGADKVRETSSNTTFWDWAAMTRDNAWDYPLGLVAPANFALHVMRYLHESPATKEHMAMVAVKNHFHAVKNPKAQLRYEITVEQALAAPIVVEPFGLYDCTPQSDGAAAVILAAEDVVDRYTDRPVWVRGVGLGMDRVMHQHKTDMTTFPPTVRAAKAAMAMAGVTPRDIDVAEVHDCFTGVELISYEDLGFAHRFEAYKLVEGREHYVGGSIPINPSGGLKAKGHPPGATGVAQCYELFNQLRGEAENQVDGARIALAHNIGGPTAVSAVTVLSNQKN from the coding sequence ATGAGAAATGTCGCGATTGTCGGTGCGGGGATGACGCCCTTCGCCGAACACTTCGAGCTGGGCGTCAAGGATCTGATTCCGATGGCCTACGCCGATGCGGTTGCCAAGGTCGACAAGGGTATTCAGAAGTCGGAGATCGAGGCGGCGTGGTTCGGCGAGCTGTCGACCACCGACGGGTTCCCGTCCGGCATTTTGGCCGACACCCTCGACCTGACGGACATTCCGGTGACGCGCGTCGAAAACGCCTGCGCCACCGGTAATGACGCGATCCGCAACGGCACGCTGGCCATCGCCGCCGGCCTCTACGATGTGGTGCTCGTGGTCGGGGCCGACAAGGTCCGTGAAACCTCCTCGAACACCACGTTCTGGGACTGGGCGGCGATGACCCGCGACAATGCGTGGGACTACCCGCTGGGGCTGGTTGCGCCGGCCAACTTCGCGCTGCACGTGATGCGATATCTGCACGAGTCGCCGGCGACCAAGGAGCACATGGCGATGGTGGCGGTGAAGAACCATTTCCACGCCGTCAAGAACCCGAAAGCTCAACTGCGCTATGAGATCACCGTCGAGCAGGCGCTGGCCGCGCCGATCGTGGTCGAACCCTTCGGGCTCTACGACTGCACCCCGCAGAGCGACGGCGCGGCCGCAGTCATCTTGGCCGCCGAGGATGTCGTCGACCGCTACACCGACCGTCCCGTCTGGGTTCGCGGCGTGGGGCTGGGGATGGACCGGGTGATGCACCAGCATAAGACGGACATGACGACGTTTCCGCCGACGGTGCGTGCCGCCAAGGCCGCGATGGCGATGGCCGGGGTGACGCCCCGCGATATCGACGTCGCCGAGGTCCACGACTGCTTCACCGGCGTCGAGCTGATCAGCTACGAGGATCTGGGGTTCGCCCACCGCTTCGAGGCCTACAAGTTGGTGGAGGGCCGCGAACACTATGTGGGCGGATCGATTCCGATCAACCCGAGCGGCGGATTGAAGGCCAAGGGGCATCCGCCGGGCGCCACCGGCGTGGCGCAGTGCTACGAACTGTTCAACCAGCTTCGCGGTGAAGCCGAGAATCAGGTCGACGGCGCACGAATCGCGTTGGCGCACAACATCGGCGGCCCGACCGCGGTCTCAGCGGTCACCGTGCTTTCCAACCAGAAGAACTGA
- a CDS encoding enoyl-CoA hydratase/isomerase family protein, whose amino-acid sequence MTTSEIATLPGYEEFAPWLLVQKTGNVHVISINRPEAFNAVNEEVHHAFATIWRVLAADDEVRAVVTTGVGKAFSAGGDMVMFGRLIEDPVARQFQITEARTVFLEVINFPKPLVSAVNGPAVGLGCSIALLSDFLVMGENSYLADPHVAVGLVAGDGGAAMLPLLIGLMKAKEYVLLGDRITPAIADKLNLVTKVAPDDAVLDEALAIGERLAGLPPQALRASKVAMNMHLSRAALGVLEYALAEEYTSFTTPEFKERVAAFRARSKK is encoded by the coding sequence ATGACCACTTCCGAGATCGCCACCCTACCCGGCTACGAAGAGTTCGCGCCGTGGCTGCTGGTGCAAAAGACCGGCAACGTGCACGTGATCAGCATCAACCGGCCGGAGGCGTTCAACGCCGTCAACGAGGAGGTGCACCACGCATTCGCGACGATCTGGCGGGTATTGGCCGCCGACGACGAGGTGCGCGCGGTGGTGACCACCGGTGTCGGAAAAGCATTTTCAGCGGGCGGCGACATGGTGATGTTCGGGCGCCTCATCGAGGACCCGGTGGCCCGTCAGTTTCAGATCACCGAGGCCCGCACAGTGTTTCTCGAGGTGATCAATTTCCCCAAGCCGCTGGTGTCGGCCGTCAACGGCCCGGCTGTCGGGCTCGGTTGCTCGATCGCTTTGTTGAGCGACTTCCTGGTGATGGGGGAGAACAGCTACCTGGCCGACCCGCACGTCGCGGTCGGCTTGGTAGCAGGCGACGGCGGTGCCGCGATGCTCCCGCTGCTGATCGGCCTGATGAAAGCCAAAGAGTATGTGCTGCTGGGTGATCGGATCACCCCTGCCATTGCGGACAAGCTGAACCTGGTCACCAAGGTGGCCCCCGATGACGCCGTGCTCGACGAGGCGCTCGCGATCGGGGAGCGGCTGGCCGGTCTGCCGCCGCAGGCACTGCGCGCCAGCAAGGTCGCGATGAACATGCACCTGTCCCGGGCCGCCCTCGGCGTGCTGGAGTACGCGCTGGCCGAGGAATACACCTCGTTCACAACTCCGGAGTTCAAGGAGCGGGTGGCCGCGTTTCGGGCGCGTTCGAAGAAGTAG
- a CDS encoding TetR family transcriptional regulator codes for MLSKPAALVEEGVWDRRRRLVAGEIEQVALRLFAEQGYDNVTTDDIARACNISARTFFRYFAAKRDVLLAVPRRSLVVLCDAVDHRPASEDLLSSWRAAAIGVLGGDEVDLALIEQLKALVRDSPDLIDTINGDAELTERFVRTNAARLGVDPATDLRPIIVAGAVRNALIAALDQWSSGRADDLAQSFGEAFDILARLDAIGGRPAAKTSRSRSRPG; via the coding sequence GTGCTGAGTAAACCCGCCGCGCTCGTCGAGGAAGGGGTCTGGGATCGTCGCCGTCGCCTTGTCGCGGGCGAGATCGAGCAGGTTGCGCTCCGGTTGTTCGCGGAACAGGGTTACGACAACGTCACGACGGACGACATCGCCCGGGCATGCAATATCTCCGCACGAACGTTCTTCCGTTACTTCGCCGCGAAACGCGATGTGCTGCTGGCTGTCCCGCGCCGTAGCCTGGTCGTCCTGTGCGATGCGGTGGACCACCGCCCCGCAAGCGAGGACCTGCTCAGCTCCTGGCGCGCGGCCGCCATCGGTGTCCTCGGTGGCGACGAGGTTGATCTCGCCCTGATCGAACAGCTCAAGGCGCTCGTCCGTGACAGCCCCGATCTCATCGACACGATCAACGGCGACGCCGAGCTCACTGAGCGGTTTGTGCGGACCAACGCCGCGCGGCTCGGTGTCGACCCGGCGACCGACCTGCGTCCGATCATCGTCGCGGGAGCAGTGCGCAACGCGCTCATCGCGGCATTGGACCAGTGGTCCTCCGGTCGTGCCGACGACCTCGCGCAATCCTTCGGCGAGGCCTTCGACATCCTGGCTCGCCTCGACGCGATCGGCGGTCGACCCGCCGCCAAGACTTCACGTTCGCGCAGTCGGCCCGGGTAG
- a CDS encoding tannase/feruloyl esterase family alpha/beta hydrolase, with protein MTETGQRSQVGSGTIDVAGYVPTDGFFGTPYVDVDEARSEPITHRYVHGGFADTATRWAFWFPTDGHYRGRILQPLEGAHGGHENAFGNDLMADFLGGLRMCARLGGCMVESNQGHIGDDLDPRGGDDPTLYGYRASAETARLAKFVAAQVYGEPPHHTYVWGGSGGGRRSPLCLENAPDVWDGALPFAGGGPIVEHGNTEKIEGAQVMSFATMFNCQRLLGDKTDEIAAAMAPGGHGDPFVGLTTHQREELASLYRQGFPRGDEYMIGKPLGQMWLWTSMATSLLEQDPGYFDDFWTKPGYVGFDQPDLVERDILNTRATVAKVLTGTDVLGDPRFLEPRHQNFRLLIMVFSSLGADPSLPMVVELEGLGQTGYRLGTSVTMLTGAAAGRRLYCGAHADDVLYCDGAGEANLLRFTDVQPGDEVQVDNRDFLAFHYFARHHLMSDPQFDALRVDGHPVFPQHPVPRQSALMGVGYSGLYRGKLIWVHHTKDSSLWPSQGLIYREAVLRAQGQAGAKERFRLRWIENAEHTPSMMVPSLPNRASNTWLIDYLPYIEQSLADLIAWVEDGVDPVDTAFDYVENTVILSPDAAQRRGIQAVIAVTVNGTDRAEAAVGEAVELELRATVPPGAGTIISADWDFDGTGSFPFSHEGIDGSAASVTLFTKHAFDRPGEYFVTGRVHSHRDGDPAASSCRIANVAQVRVVVV; from the coding sequence ATGACCGAGACCGGTCAGCGTTCGCAGGTCGGAAGCGGCACCATCGACGTGGCCGGGTACGTGCCGACGGACGGGTTCTTCGGTACGCCGTACGTGGACGTCGACGAAGCGCGCTCGGAACCGATCACGCATCGCTACGTCCACGGTGGGTTCGCGGACACCGCTACTCGCTGGGCGTTCTGGTTCCCGACCGACGGCCATTACCGCGGACGGATCCTCCAGCCGCTCGAGGGCGCTCACGGCGGCCACGAGAACGCCTTCGGCAACGACCTCATGGCCGACTTCCTTGGCGGCCTACGGATGTGCGCGCGCCTCGGCGGCTGCATGGTGGAGTCGAATCAAGGCCACATCGGTGACGACCTCGACCCCCGGGGCGGCGACGACCCGACGCTCTACGGATACCGCGCCAGTGCGGAGACGGCACGACTGGCCAAATTCGTCGCCGCGCAGGTCTACGGCGAGCCACCTCACCACACCTATGTCTGGGGAGGTTCGGGCGGTGGACGGCGGTCACCGCTGTGCCTCGAAAACGCGCCCGACGTGTGGGACGGCGCGCTGCCGTTCGCCGGCGGCGGGCCGATCGTGGAGCACGGCAACACGGAGAAGATCGAGGGCGCCCAGGTGATGTCGTTCGCCACGATGTTCAACTGCCAGCGCCTGCTCGGCGACAAGACGGACGAGATCGCCGCCGCCATGGCTCCCGGCGGGCACGGAGACCCCTTCGTCGGGTTGACCACCCACCAGCGCGAGGAACTGGCCAGCCTGTACCGGCAGGGTTTCCCGCGCGGCGACGAGTACATGATTGGCAAACCCCTCGGCCAAATGTGGCTCTGGACCTCGATGGCCACATCGCTGCTCGAGCAGGACCCCGGCTACTTCGACGATTTCTGGACCAAGCCCGGCTACGTCGGTTTCGACCAGCCGGACCTCGTCGAGCGCGACATCCTGAACACTCGAGCCACCGTGGCCAAGGTGCTCACGGGCACCGACGTCCTGGGGGATCCGCGCTTCCTCGAGCCCCGCCACCAGAACTTCCGGCTCTTGATCATGGTGTTCTCCAGCCTCGGGGCCGACCCCTCGCTACCCATGGTGGTCGAGCTAGAGGGCCTCGGGCAGACGGGCTACCGGCTCGGCACGAGCGTCACCATGCTGACGGGGGCGGCGGCCGGGCGGCGGCTCTACTGCGGAGCCCACGCCGACGACGTCCTTTACTGCGACGGTGCGGGCGAGGCCAACCTGCTCCGGTTCACCGACGTGCAACCCGGCGACGAGGTGCAGGTCGACAACCGTGACTTTCTGGCCTTCCACTACTTCGCCCGGCACCACCTGATGAGCGACCCACAGTTCGACGCCTTGCGGGTCGACGGTCATCCGGTGTTTCCGCAGCACCCCGTGCCGCGGCAGTCGGCCCTCATGGGCGTTGGTTACTCCGGGCTCTACCGCGGCAAGCTCATCTGGGTCCACCACACCAAGGACTCCTCGCTGTGGCCCTCGCAGGGACTCATTTACCGCGAGGCCGTGCTGCGGGCGCAGGGGCAGGCGGGCGCGAAGGAGCGTTTCCGGCTGCGGTGGATCGAGAACGCCGAGCACACCCCCTCGATGATGGTGCCGTCGCTGCCCAACCGGGCCAGCAACACCTGGCTCATCGACTACCTGCCGTACATCGAGCAGTCGCTGGCCGACCTGATCGCGTGGGTGGAGGACGGCGTCGATCCGGTCGATACCGCCTTCGACTACGTCGAGAACACGGTGATCCTGTCCCCGGACGCTGCGCAGCGCCGAGGCATCCAAGCGGTCATCGCGGTCACCGTCAACGGCACTGACCGAGCCGAGGCGGCGGTGGGTGAAGCGGTGGAGCTGGAGCTCCGGGCGACGGTGCCTCCAGGCGCCGGCACGATCATCTCCGCCGACTGGGACTTCGACGGCACCGGCTCCTTCCCGTTCAGCCACGAGGGCATCGACGGATCGGCAGCCTCCGTAACCCTGTTCACCAAGCACGCGTTCGATCGGCCCGGCGAGTACTTCGTGACCGGCCGGGTCCACTCCCACCGGGATGGCGACCCAGCCGCAAGCTCGTGCCGGATCGCCAACGTCGCGCAGGTCCGCGTGGTCGTCGTGTGA
- a CDS encoding PaaI family thioesterase: MTGVDEQVNQHDLETPDSIQVRFGIDYVESHPAKATAVLSMPMHRFRNPYTGAPTVGPLAILVDAAAGIVNHYRRRPGQWTVSSELSMDLSPDIGDLDGPVVAGAHSPGPLGATSLGVCTLTYRGSVIGTGTVRSFFIDADDVVPRYRSETLRRSADTTFADLMAVHVADNGPTAVLAQRVDHNLNNDIDIVHGGVAAAGLELAASAAMNRDQADGLLQTGSLRVNFLRPFFAGGDSRYEGTPLRVGRNTGVGDAQAIGDDGKVAITARVTAYR, translated from the coding sequence ATGACCGGTGTCGACGAACAGGTAAACCAGCACGATCTCGAGACACCCGACTCGATACAGGTCCGGTTCGGTATCGACTACGTCGAATCACACCCGGCCAAGGCCACCGCCGTGCTGTCGATGCCCATGCACCGATTCCGCAATCCGTACACCGGTGCTCCCACCGTGGGCCCCTTGGCGATTCTCGTCGACGCCGCCGCCGGGATCGTCAACCACTACCGCAGGCGGCCTGGCCAATGGACGGTGTCCAGTGAGCTGTCGATGGACTTGAGTCCTGACATCGGCGACCTCGACGGTCCCGTCGTGGCCGGCGCGCACTCGCCCGGTCCGCTGGGTGCCACGTCGCTGGGGGTCTGCACGCTCACCTATCGCGGATCCGTGATCGGCACCGGCACGGTGCGGTCGTTCTTCATCGACGCCGATGACGTTGTCCCCCGGTATCGTTCGGAGACGCTACGGCGATCGGCCGACACCACGTTCGCCGACCTGATGGCGGTGCACGTTGCGGACAATGGTCCGACGGCGGTGCTGGCGCAGCGGGTCGACCACAACCTGAACAACGACATCGACATCGTGCACGGCGGCGTGGCAGCGGCCGGCCTGGAGCTGGCGGCGTCCGCGGCGATGAACCGGGACCAGGCCGACGGTCTGCTGCAGACCGGGTCGTTACGGGTGAACTTCCTGCGCCCGTTTTTCGCCGGCGGCGACTCCCGCTACGAGGGGACGCCGTTGCGGGTGGGCCGCAACACCGGCGTGGGCGATGCGCAGGCCATCGGCGACGACGGCAAGGTGGCGATCACCGCGCGAGTGACCGCCTACCGCTGA
- a CDS encoding FadR/GntR family transcriptional regulator produces the protein MEVTSLREPKMADRVATVLRRMFIRGEITEGTMLPPESELMERFGVSRPTLREAFRVLESESLIQVQRGVRGGARVTRPRRETLARYAGLILEYEGVTVKDVYDARVTLEVPMVEQLAKDRNPKVIAELEQIVERESQLNPGSEAVDQLTDFHAAIARLSGNSTLQIVSDMLHHIIEKANRSLQPTKGTRAEQAVRRSAKTHRMVLDMIKDGDADKAGELWKRHLKKAEEFVLTGAELSTVVDLLE, from the coding sequence ATGGAGGTCACCAGTCTTCGAGAACCGAAGATGGCCGATCGGGTGGCCACGGTGCTGCGGCGGATGTTCATCCGCGGCGAGATCACCGAAGGCACCATGCTGCCGCCGGAATCGGAGCTGATGGAGCGTTTCGGCGTGTCCCGGCCGACGCTGCGGGAGGCGTTCCGCGTACTCGAATCGGAGTCGCTGATTCAGGTTCAGCGTGGAGTACGCGGGGGAGCCCGCGTCACCCGCCCCCGGCGCGAAACACTCGCCCGCTACGCCGGCCTGATCCTCGAATACGAAGGCGTCACGGTGAAGGACGTCTACGACGCCCGGGTGACGCTCGAGGTTCCGATGGTCGAGCAGTTGGCCAAGGACCGCAACCCCAAGGTGATCGCCGAACTCGAGCAGATCGTCGAGCGCGAATCGCAACTGAATCCCGGCAGCGAAGCCGTCGACCAGCTCACCGACTTCCACGCCGCAATCGCGCGGCTGTCGGGCAACAGCACCCTGCAAATCGTGAGCGACATGCTGCATCACATCATCGAGAAGGCCAACCGGTCGCTGCAGCCCACCAAGGGCACGCGCGCCGAGCAGGCGGTCCGCCGCTCGGCGAAGACCCACCGGATGGTGCTGGACATGATCAAGGACGGCGACGCCGACAAAGCCGGCGAGCTCTGGAAGCGCCATCTGAAGAAGGCAGAGGAGTTCGTCCTGACCGGGGCCGAATTGTCCACTGTCGTAGATCTTCTCGAATGA
- a CDS encoding acyl-CoA dehydrogenase family protein: MRRNIFDEIHDEFRATARSFFERECVPNVEKWERDGKVSREAWLAAGEHGLIGWEFDEKYGGLGVKDFRFNQIISEEMFLTGSVGIGLGVQNDILVPYLNDLTTEEQKERWLPKFVAGEYIGSIAMSEPAAGSDLAGIKTTARDEGDHWVVNGQKTFISNGLLSKLVLTAVKTDPAARHKGISLLMIEDGMEGFTRGRKLDKIGQYSADTAELFFEDVKVPKENLVGELNRGFYHLVSNLPSERVGVACYALPAARRALDLTKAYALERTAFGQPIGKFQVNRHFLAEMQTKLDAAQTYLDQCVLSVNDGTLTDQDAAGLKWWTSEVQWEIIDRCLQLHGGYGYINEYEVARLWRDSRVQRLYAGTTEIMKDLMGRAMGY, from the coding sequence ATGCGCCGCAACATCTTCGACGAGATTCACGACGAGTTCCGCGCCACCGCTAGGAGCTTCTTCGAACGCGAATGCGTGCCGAACGTCGAGAAATGGGAACGCGACGGCAAGGTGAGCCGCGAGGCCTGGCTGGCCGCGGGCGAACACGGATTGATCGGTTGGGAGTTCGACGAAAAGTACGGCGGACTCGGCGTCAAGGACTTCCGGTTCAACCAGATCATCTCGGAGGAGATGTTCCTGACCGGCTCGGTCGGCATCGGCCTCGGCGTGCAGAACGACATCCTGGTGCCGTACCTCAACGATCTGACCACCGAGGAGCAGAAGGAACGCTGGCTGCCGAAGTTCGTCGCCGGCGAGTACATCGGTTCCATCGCGATGTCCGAACCCGCGGCCGGATCCGACCTGGCCGGCATCAAGACCACCGCCCGCGACGAGGGCGACCACTGGGTGGTCAACGGCCAGAAGACGTTCATCAGCAACGGGCTGCTGTCCAAGCTGGTGCTGACGGCTGTGAAGACCGATCCTGCCGCCCGGCACAAGGGCATCAGCCTGCTGATGATCGAGGACGGGATGGAAGGTTTCACCCGTGGCCGCAAGCTCGACAAAATCGGCCAATACTCCGCGGACACTGCCGAATTGTTCTTCGAGGATGTCAAGGTACCCAAGGAGAACCTGGTGGGAGAGCTCAACCGCGGCTTCTACCATCTGGTCTCCAACCTGCCCAGCGAGCGGGTCGGCGTGGCCTGCTACGCGCTGCCGGCCGCCCGCCGCGCGCTCGACCTGACCAAGGCCTACGCGCTGGAGCGCACCGCGTTCGGCCAGCCCATCGGCAAGTTTCAGGTCAATAGGCACTTCCTCGCCGAAATGCAGACCAAACTCGACGCCGCACAAACTTATCTCGATCAATGCGTGCTCTCGGTCAACGACGGCACGTTGACAGATCAAGATGCCGCAGGCTTGAAATGGTGGACCTCCGAAGTCCAGTGGGAGATCATCGACCGATGCCTGCAGCTGCACGGCGGCTACGGCTATATCAACGAGTACGAAGTGGCCAGGCTCTGGCGGGACTCGCGGGTGCAGCGGCTCTATGCGGGCACCACCGAGATCATGAAGGACCTCATGGGACGGGCGATGGGGTATTAA
- a CDS encoding acyl-CoA dehydrogenase family protein, giving the protein MRNAPATDESWRMVEEAVFRLFEELAGKNAGEHLAIGARLAELGWSEIEVEYPVEAGALLFRAQGRSLALTDCLDRIMLAELAAVLDGPADHVLLPDLSTGCVAGSDADRVSGIVLGPLEGRIVVPVSGPENTVSVGVVDAARLDGQRLDTFDGSTHWTRVSGSLDVSLVEASTEWKRAVAAARRGLATELVALAEQALRIAVEHVSVRVQFGAPIGSFQSPRHALAEASAVLAGAQALLGESWRDGGELLAMAAKAAAGRAHRAVSDVALQVCGAIGLTAEQDLHRYVTRGFQVDALCGSHDQLEGLLAERLFEDSDEGWAPGRALPAVVTWAE; this is encoded by the coding sequence ATGAGGAACGCGCCGGCGACCGACGAGTCGTGGCGGATGGTCGAAGAGGCGGTGTTTCGCCTCTTCGAGGAGCTGGCGGGCAAGAACGCCGGTGAGCACCTGGCGATCGGTGCGCGGCTGGCCGAGTTGGGCTGGTCGGAGATCGAGGTCGAGTACCCCGTCGAGGCGGGCGCGCTGTTGTTCCGCGCGCAAGGCAGATCGCTGGCCCTGACGGACTGCTTGGACCGCATCATGTTGGCCGAGCTGGCCGCAGTGCTCGACGGTCCCGCCGATCACGTGCTGCTGCCCGACCTGTCCACCGGTTGCGTGGCGGGTTCCGATGCTGACCGGGTCTCGGGCATCGTCCTCGGGCCGCTGGAGGGCCGGATCGTGGTCCCGGTATCCGGACCGGAGAACACCGTGTCGGTGGGCGTGGTCGACGCAGCGCGGCTCGACGGCCAGCGCTTGGACACCTTCGACGGGTCGACGCATTGGACCCGGGTGAGCGGATCGCTCGACGTCTCGCTGGTCGAGGCCTCCACCGAATGGAAGCGAGCCGTCGCCGCGGCCCGTCGGGGTCTGGCCACCGAACTGGTCGCACTTGCCGAGCAGGCGCTGCGCATCGCGGTCGAGCACGTCAGCGTGCGCGTCCAGTTCGGTGCACCGATCGGGTCATTTCAGTCGCCGCGGCATGCACTGGCCGAAGCCTCGGCGGTGCTCGCGGGCGCGCAGGCGCTGCTGGGCGAGTCGTGGCGAGACGGCGGCGAACTGCTGGCCATGGCCGCCAAGGCCGCCGCGGGCCGGGCGCACCGCGCCGTCAGCGACGTGGCACTGCAGGTGTGCGGGGCAATCGGACTGACCGCCGAGCAGGACCTGCACCGCTACGTCACTCGCGGATTCCAGGTCGACGCGCTCTGCGGGTCGCACGATCAGCTCGAAGGGCTACTCGCCGAGCGGCTCTTCGAGGACTCCGACGAGGGCTGGGCACCCGGCCGCGCGCTGCCCGCCGTCGTCACGTGGGCCGAGTAG